The Sulfurimonas lithotrophica genome includes a region encoding these proteins:
- a CDS encoding CZB domain-containing protein, which yields MTKDFEVKLQQFADDGEHIVESIDTVLDDTFIGLVKLDHLFFKANAYDTFFHNKTDTHFSNHHDCRLGKWYDTGIGKDRFGHTQSYNELLKPHKNVHDHIIKAIENLKENSTDIKEILEHFKLAELSSKELFILLDKLSQER from the coding sequence TTGACAAAAGATTTTGAAGTAAAACTTCAACAATTTGCAGATGACGGTGAACATATTGTTGAATCTATAGATACCGTTCTTGACGATACCTTTATAGGACTTGTAAAATTAGACCATCTTTTCTTTAAAGCCAATGCTTACGATACGTTTTTTCATAATAAAACCGATACTCATTTTTCAAATCATCACGATTGCAGACTTGGAAAATGGTATGATACGGGTATCGGAAAAGATAGATTCGGACATACTCAAAGTTATAATGAACTTCTTAAACCTCATAAAAACGTACACGACCATATTATAAAGGCTATTGAAAATTTAAAAGAAAATTCTACAGATATTAAAGAGATATTGGAACATTTTAAACTAGCAGAACTATCCAGCAAAGAATTATTTATACTTTTAGACAAACTATCTCAAGAACGGTAA
- a CDS encoding response regulator transcription factor, translating to MAVFDLNSYKNKIEKIKKFTKNSNILMVEDYKPLHESLYKFFSSIYKEVDSAYDGEEAFDLYKYKIDNSQKYEIIFTDIEMPKKNGIDLVKDIRKINLSEYIVVFSAYKDSKYLLELINNGVRKFIPKPIEFMQLLDELILIYEEINEIDSGNKIELSHNVVYDKKQKNIYVDEELVKLSQYEQLILYLLIDKVNKAVSNAEIVNYLELNMIDVNLENVRKLVYKLRNKLPKEIIQSVYGIGYRIIKQTH from the coding sequence ATGGCTGTTTTTGACCTTAATTCGTATAAAAATAAAATAGAAAAGATTAAAAAGTTTACTAAAAATTCAAATATACTCATGGTTGAAGACTATAAACCTCTTCATGAATCACTGTATAAATTTTTTTCATCGATTTATAAAGAGGTAGATAGTGCATATGACGGGGAAGAAGCTTTTGATTTATATAAATATAAAATTGATAATTCTCAGAAGTATGAAATAATATTTACAGATATAGAGATGCCAAAAAAGAACGGTATAGACTTGGTAAAAGATATAAGAAAAATTAACCTCTCCGAATACATAGTAGTTTTTTCGGCTTATAAAGACAGTAAATATCTTTTAGAACTTATAAATAACGGTGTAAGAAAGTTTATACCTAAACCCATAGAGTTTATGCAGCTTCTTGATGAATTAATTTTAATATACGAAGAGATTAACGAAATAGATTCAGGAAATAAAATTGAATTGTCTCATAATGTTGTTTATGATAAAAAGCAAAAAAATATATACGTAGATGAGGAACTTGTTAAGTTGTCTCAGTATGAACAGCTTATACTATATCTACTTATAGATAAAGTTAACAAAGCCGTCTCAAATGCTGAAATAGTAAACTATTTAGAGTTAAATATGATAGATGTAAATTTGGAAAATGTTAGAAAACTTGTATATAAACTCAGAAATAAGTTGCCAAAAGAGATTATTCAAAGTGTTTACGGCATCGGATATCGCATCATAAAACAAACACATTAA
- a CDS encoding response regulator transcription factor, with the protein MTSEKILKLKKMGQYIKILYVEDDKSVSEQFYRFLKKIFSNVYTASNGIDALKLYKKSSYDIVITDIEMPHMDGIEMIEKIRDINEEQAIVVTSAYNNSQYLLKLIDNRIDKFILKPFNNNNIFKVISKLVIQIYKEKKLEQKEVKLKSTQMLNNAVFNKMDVPLLVINENIVEYFNNKFINSFNSNDKCVLAKEFNLASLFYDEYSKLGNEDIINDLLKNNSLVKKLYTHNNKPKKFITNIVRIESKKYLISFYNLDSMCLNVDKVNNQEKKIDILTSLHTRYAFESKLDEITSSEKEYSIMCFCIENIEDLVKSFGVKSLRDIYSQVGKKLNSFFKKEIDDDSVKLYYFDRNNFVALVDKNKLGVTKKLLNTFGEYNGYSKHELDLYEPIPLNVLSKDLEKRKNNTNIMEQVDNLLYMLEK; encoded by the coding sequence ATGACTAGTGAAAAAATTCTAAAGTTGAAAAAAATGGGACAATACATAAAAATTTTGTATGTAGAAGATGATAAATCGGTATCTGAGCAGTTTTACAGATTTTTAAAAAAAATTTTTTCAAACGTATATACTGCAAGCAATGGAATAGATGCTTTAAAGCTTTATAAAAAATCCAGTTACGATATTGTCATTACGGATATTGAGATGCCTCATATGGACGGTATTGAGATGATTGAAAAGATAAGAGATATAAATGAAGAACAAGCAATAGTAGTTACATCTGCTTATAACAACTCTCAATATCTTCTAAAATTAATAGATAATCGTATTGATAAATTTATATTAAAGCCCTTTAACAACAATAATATTTTCAAAGTAATATCAAAATTGGTTATTCAGATATATAAAGAGAAAAAATTAGAGCAAAAAGAGGTGAAGCTAAAAAGCACACAGATGCTTAATAATGCGGTGTTTAATAAAATGGATGTTCCGTTACTGGTAATAAACGAAAATATTGTCGAGTACTTTAATAATAAATTTATTAACAGTTTTAACAGTAACGATAAATGTGTCCTTGCAAAAGAGTTTAATCTAGCTAGCCTATTTTATGATGAATATTCAAAGTTGGGTAACGAAGATATTATAAATGATTTGTTAAAAAACAACTCGCTTGTAAAAAAACTTTATACGCATAACAACAAGCCTAAAAAATTCATTACAAATATCGTAAGGATTGAGAGTAAAAAATACTTAATATCGTTTTACAACCTTGATTCCATGTGCTTAAATGTTGACAAAGTTAATAATCAGGAAAAAAAGATAGATATATTGACTTCATTACACACAAGATATGCTTTTGAAAGTAAGTTGGACGAAATAACAAGTTCTGAAAAAGAGTATAGCATCATGTGTTTTTGTATAGAAAATATAGAAGATCTTGTTAAGTCTTTCGGTGTAAAAAGTTTAAGAGATATATACTCTCAAGTAGGTAAAAAACTCAACAGCTTTTTTAAAAAAGAGATAGATGATGATAGTGTTAAATTATACTATTTTGATCGTAATAACTTTGTTGCTTTAGTAGATAAAAATAAACTAGGTGTTACAAAAAAACTGCTAAATACTTTTGGCGAATATAACGGGTACTCAAAACATGAACTTGATTTATATGAACCGATACCTTTAAACGTTTTAAGTAAAGATTTGGAAAAAAGGAAAAATAATACAAATATTATGGAACAGGTTGATAATCTATTATACATGTTAGAAAAATAG
- a CDS encoding HD domain-containing phosphohydrolase, whose amino-acid sequence MLNKIKELREISQNFSVLYVEDDLPIQNSVSKYLKKIFKNIECANNGLEALDKYKKDMYDIVITDISMPKMNGIEMIEEIVKINNEQEILVTTAHNELNYLHSSINLGVNGYVVKPYDYEVLNNELYKISKKINKFKENENFKQQLDNMVKQKTSELQSLVEFQSKNYDKTLYSMVELIERRDTYTAGHSKRVAHYSELIARDMGYPENECKLLHQAAILHDVGKISTPDAILLNPNSLNDIEYKLIQEHVEVSYKLLKKIPMFESLCDIVYSHHERYDGKGYPRKLKGDEIHPMAHILIIADAFDSMTTNRIYKSRKTVSEALDEIQCLSAKQFHPDVVKYALITLKDIIIDENINQLPKTRLEQERFAYFYKDRLSSLYNHHYLDIVLMKNERDNAFKHLYIIKLQQFSKYNNEYGWKAGDKVLAKIGNYLHESVEKALIFRVFGDDFVIISDSKTDVEAITKGINNILENIYVTFFIKHIKLKTNKITKVSQLERI is encoded by the coding sequence ATGTTGAATAAAATAAAAGAACTTAGAGAAATATCACAAAACTTCAGTGTTTTATATGTTGAAGACGATTTGCCTATTCAAAATAGCGTATCAAAGTATTTAAAAAAAATTTTTAAAAATATAGAGTGTGCAAATAATGGCTTAGAAGCACTTGATAAGTACAAAAAAGATATGTACGATATAGTCATTACGGATATTTCGATGCCAAAAATGAACGGTATCGAGATGATTGAAGAGATTGTAAAAATAAATAACGAACAGGAAATTCTTGTTACTACTGCACATAATGAGTTAAATTATCTACATAGTTCAATAAACCTCGGCGTTAACGGTTATGTTGTAAAACCATATGATTATGAGGTGTTAAATAACGAGCTGTATAAGATATCCAAAAAAATAAATAAATTTAAAGAAAATGAAAATTTTAAACAACAGCTTGATAATATGGTAAAGCAAAAAACATCCGAGCTGCAGAGTTTGGTAGAGTTTCAATCTAAGAACTATGATAAAACACTATACTCAATGGTCGAACTTATTGAAAGAAGAGATACATACACTGCAGGTCATTCAAAAAGGGTGGCACATTACAGCGAACTTATAGCAAGAGATATGGGATACCCTGAGAATGAATGTAAGTTGCTTCATCAGGCTGCTATTTTACATGATGTCGGAAAAATATCTACTCCGGATGCAATTTTACTAAACCCAAACTCTCTAAACGATATTGAGTATAAATTGATTCAAGAACATGTTGAGGTAAGTTATAAACTTTTAAAAAAGATACCTATGTTTGAATCATTATGCGATATTGTATATTCACACCATGAAAGATATGACGGAAAAGGGTATCCAAGAAAATTAAAAGGCGATGAAATTCATCCTATGGCGCATATATTGATAATAGCAGATGCATTTGATTCTATGACGACAAATAGAATATATAAATCCAGAAAAACAGTATCTGAAGCACTAGATGAGATTCAATGCTTAAGTGCCAAACAGTTTCATCCCGATGTCGTTAAGTATGCACTTATAACTTTAAAAGATATAATTATCGATGAAAATATAAACCAACTACCCAAAACAAGACTTGAACAAGAAAGATTTGCTTATTTTTACAAAGATAGACTCAGTTCGTTATATAACCATCATTATTTGGATATAGTGCTTATGAAAAATGAGAGGGATAATGCTTTTAAACATCTGTATATAATCAAACTACAGCAGTTCTCGAAATATAATAACGAATATGGCTGGAAAGCGGGTGATAAAGTGCTTGCAAAGATTGGAAACTATTTACACGAGAGTGTTGAAAAGGCTTTGATTTTTAGGGTGTTTGGAGATGATTTTGTAATAATAAGTGACTCTAAAACAGATGTAGAAGCTATAACAAAAGGTATAAATAATATTTTAGAAAATATATATGTAACTTTTTTTATAAAACATATAAAACTAAAAACAAATAAAATCACGAAAGTTTCTCAGCTGGAGAGAATCTAA
- a CDS encoding M18 family aminopeptidase — MDKKDFNEGLLGFLDASPTPFHATNNMKMMLQNAGFLRLYEEQKWRLDEGKKYYIIRNDSSLIAFTYSKNKNYVMVGAHTDSPNLKLKPNSVIKEHGVVKFGVEPYGGLLLNPWFDRDLSLAGRVSYLDSNNTIKDTLIDVKKKIAIIPSLAIHLDEKANSERTINKQTDILPILTTNDDFNFEDFIKWQLEKNDIRDAKEIYANELSFYDTQKASYVGLRDDFIASARLDNLLSCYVGLLSICSVEASTPMMFIANDHEEVGSESTSGASGSFLENTLRRMYPDYEDYIQMLRSSTLISADNAHAVHPNYPSKHDKEHSPKMNKGAVIKINANQRYASNSKTISKFMNIASNLGEEYQQFVTRSDIGCGSTIGPLTATRLGIETIDVGLPTLGMHSIRELAGSEDAHSLYKIILGYTL; from the coding sequence ATGGACAAAAAAGATTTTAATGAAGGTTTACTTGGATTTTTAGATGCATCCCCTACACCTTTTCATGCTACTAACAATATGAAGATGATGCTACAAAATGCAGGTTTTTTAAGACTTTACGAAGAACAAAAGTGGAGATTGGACGAAGGCAAAAAATATTATATTATCAGAAATGATTCGTCGTTAATTGCATTTACATACTCTAAGAATAAAAACTATGTAATGGTCGGTGCCCATACTGACTCCCCAAATCTAAAACTAAAACCAAATTCGGTTATAAAAGAACACGGTGTAGTAAAGTTCGGTGTTGAACCATACGGCGGTTTACTTTTAAATCCATGGTTTGACAGGGATTTAAGTCTTGCAGGACGTGTTAGCTATCTTGATTCAAACAATACTATAAAAGACACTTTAATAGACGTTAAGAAAAAAATAGCAATTATCCCTTCTTTAGCAATTCACTTAGATGAAAAAGCAAATTCTGAGAGAACTATAAACAAGCAAACAGATATCTTACCGATACTTACGACAAATGATGATTTTAATTTTGAAGATTTTATAAAGTGGCAACTAGAGAAAAATGATATTAGAGATGCAAAAGAGATATATGCAAACGAACTTAGCTTTTACGATACTCAAAAAGCTTCGTATGTAGGTTTACGTGACGATTTTATAGCTTCAGCTAGACTTGATAATCTGCTTTCTTGTTATGTCGGGCTTTTAAGCATCTGTAGTGTTGAAGCAAGTACTCCTATGATGTTTATAGCAAATGATCACGAAGAGGTGGGAAGTGAGAGTACATCTGGAGCAAGCGGGAGCTTTTTAGAAAATACTCTAAGACGAATGTATCCTGATTATGAGGATTATATACAGATGCTGCGTTCATCTACATTAATCAGTGCCGATAATGCACATGCAGTGCATCCAAACTATCCGTCTAAACACGATAAAGAACACTCACCCAAGATGAATAAAGGTGCCGTAATAAAGATAAATGCAAATCAACGCTATGCATCAAACTCAAAAACAATCTCAAAGTTTATGAATATAGCTTCAAATTTAGGTGAAGAGTATCAGCAGTTTGTAACACGCAGCGATATTGGATGCGGCTCGACAATAGGCCCATTAACGGCAACAAGACTGGGGATTGAGACAATAGATGTAGGATTGCCGACTTTAGGGATGCACTCAATTCGTGAGTTGGCAGGGAGTGAAGATGCACATTCACTTTATAAAATCATACTAGGATATACTCTTTGA
- the dnaE gene encoding DNA polymerase III subunit alpha: MSAQPFTHLHLHTEYSLLDGANKLTNLVKQVKELGMTSVAMTDHGNMFGAIDFYHQMKEAGIKPIIGMEGYIHNGETLDDKSTKQRFHICLFAKNKKGYENLMYLSSKAFIEGMYYFPRINKNELREHSEGIICSSACLQGEVNWHLNTANERNVKNGALGYAGALEVAREYKDIFGDDFYLEIMRHGIGDQLFIDEQILKISKELDIKVVATNDTHYTYPGDAQYHEAFMCIGMNKLYDDPNRLRHSVHEFYLKSPAQMQRLFADIPEALIHTQEIVDKCEDFVPVVKTPTPPNFKFTPEYAQKDGFALSCDEPNTMDAEYFVFCCKKGLEERLKHVPQDRHQEYKERLEFEMDIINSMKFPGYMLIVWDFVRVAKEMGIAVGPGRGSAAGSLVAYALEITDIDPMKYDLLFERFLNPERVSMPDIDMDFMQARRGEVIDYVVEKYGRNQVAQIITFGSLLAKGVIRDVARVLDMPLSQADKMAKLIPDELGITLNGKEKKGEFIPGAFQKEPKLQELVETDTNAARVWEFAKKLEGLKRNSGIHAAGVVISNEELWKKTPIYKPSGEDTFVTQYSLNYLEDVDLIKFDFLGLKTLDVIDNAIKLIKLRYDKDIDWHKIDENDPKVYEVIRGGNTVGMFQIESDGMQDLNKRLKPDSFEDLIAVLALYRPGPMESGMLDSFIERKHGREAIEYTFDAMEPILNNTYGVIVYQEQVMQIVQTIGGFSLGYSDIIRRAMGKKKDMAVYNAEFSEGAQKQGLDYDKASQLFDLIEKFAGYGFNKSHSAAYAMVTFQTAWLKTYYPNEFMAALLTSDKDNTDKVVRYIDEVKRMGIELSPPDICDSQLEFSAINKDGQEIILFGLGAIKGVGGAAIESMLKERKENGDYKSLEDFVNRIEPSKVNKRVIESAIKAGAFDRYGYSRKALLDQIELIVETAKSASEAKKNAAGSLFGDDAEITTVKLELSNSEEYGLKSILEFEKNTLGFYVSGHPLDDFREKIEQLNYTLSSEIADAKDGSYVIFIGKVEDVEKKISKKGNQFGIVDLMDFHGNIDIMLFEDKLNELEEMDLDEPIAFKAKITHTDMFTRIGVTKIMTLKEATKETKKVKKEVREIPQEPLNLAVKISDDSKILDELYTLVRQNPGSRELKLTIVSKLQNIVIESGIRVNNNIIKAIDGNELIDIL, from the coding sequence ATGAGCGCTCAACCTTTTACTCACTTACATTTACATACGGAATACTCACTCTTAGACGGTGCAAATAAACTTACAAATCTAGTTAAACAGGTTAAAGAGCTTGGTATGACAAGTGTAGCTATGACGGACCACGGTAATATGTTCGGTGCAATTGATTTTTACCACCAGATGAAAGAAGCCGGTATAAAACCGATTATTGGAATGGAAGGTTATATACATAACGGTGAAACATTAGATGACAAATCTACAAAACAAAGGTTTCATATATGTTTGTTTGCCAAAAATAAAAAAGGCTATGAAAATCTAATGTATTTGTCTTCTAAAGCATTTATAGAAGGTATGTACTATTTTCCTCGTATAAACAAAAATGAGTTACGTGAGCATTCTGAGGGTATTATATGTTCTAGTGCTTGTCTTCAAGGTGAAGTTAACTGGCATCTAAATACGGCAAATGAACGTAACGTAAAAAACGGAGCATTGGGATACGCCGGTGCTTTAGAAGTCGCTCGTGAATATAAAGATATATTCGGAGATGATTTTTATTTGGAGATTATGCGTCACGGAATAGGCGATCAGCTTTTTATTGACGAGCAGATTCTAAAAATATCTAAAGAGTTGGATATAAAAGTGGTAGCTACAAACGATACCCACTATACATATCCGGGTGATGCACAGTATCATGAAGCTTTTATGTGTATCGGAATGAATAAACTCTACGATGATCCAAACCGTCTTCGCCATTCCGTTCATGAGTTTTACTTAAAATCACCTGCACAGATGCAGAGACTTTTTGCAGATATTCCAGAAGCATTGATACATACTCAAGAGATAGTAGATAAATGTGAAGATTTTGTACCGGTTGTAAAAACACCGACACCTCCAAACTTTAAATTTACACCCGAATATGCGCAAAAAGACGGTTTTGCATTAAGTTGTGATGAGCCAAATACTATGGATGCAGAGTATTTTGTATTTTGTTGTAAAAAAGGGCTTGAAGAGCGTTTAAAACATGTACCACAGGATAGACACCAAGAGTATAAAGAACGTCTAGAATTTGAAATGGATATTATCAACTCTATGAAATTTCCGGGATATATGCTTATAGTTTGGGATTTTGTTAGAGTAGCCAAAGAGATGGGTATAGCGGTTGGTCCCGGACGCGGATCTGCCGCGGGAAGTCTTGTTGCATATGCACTGGAAATTACAGATATCGATCCTATGAAGTATGATTTGCTTTTTGAGAGATTTTTAAATCCCGAACGTGTATCGATGCCCGATATCGATATGGACTTTATGCAGGCACGCCGTGGTGAAGTAATTGATTATGTTGTAGAAAAATACGGTCGTAATCAAGTTGCTCAGATTATTACCTTTGGTTCACTTCTTGCCAAAGGGGTTATACGTGATGTTGCACGCGTGCTTGATATGCCTCTAAGTCAAGCAGACAAAATGGCAAAACTTATACCTGATGAGCTTGGTATTACGCTAAACGGTAAAGAAAAAAAAGGTGAGTTTATACCGGGGGCTTTTCAAAAAGAGCCTAAACTTCAAGAACTTGTTGAAACAGACACAAATGCAGCAAGGGTTTGGGAGTTTGCAAAAAAACTCGAAGGGCTTAAAAGAAACTCAGGTATTCATGCCGCAGGTGTAGTTATAAGCAATGAAGAGTTATGGAAAAAGACACCAATATACAAACCTTCGGGTGAAGATACTTTTGTGACGCAATACTCGCTAAACTATCTTGAAGATGTTGATTTAATTAAGTTTGACTTCTTGGGTCTTAAAACTCTTGATGTAATCGATAATGCTATAAAACTTATAAAGCTCAGATACGATAAGGATATAGATTGGCATAAAATCGATGAGAATGACCCTAAGGTTTATGAAGTTATTCGCGGCGGAAATACGGTTGGGATGTTTCAGATAGAATCAGACGGTATGCAGGATTTAAATAAACGTCTTAAACCTGATAGTTTTGAAGACTTGATTGCGGTCTTGGCACTTTATAGACCGGGACCGATGGAATCAGGGATGCTTGATAGCTTTATAGAGCGTAAGCACGGACGTGAAGCGATAGAATATACTTTTGATGCGATGGAGCCTATACTAAACAATACATACGGGGTCATCGTTTATCAAGAACAGGTTATGCAGATAGTTCAGACTATCGGTGGTTTTAGTTTGGGTTATTCAGATATTATCCGTCGTGCAATGGGTAAGAAAAAAGATATGGCGGTATATAACGCCGAGTTTAGTGAAGGTGCACAAAAGCAGGGGCTTGATTACGACAAAGCATCTCAGCTGTTTGATTTGATTGAAAAGTTTGCGGGTTACGGTTTTAACAAGTCTCACTCTGCGGCATATGCAATGGTTACATTTCAAACTGCTTGGCTAAAAACGTATTATCCAAACGAATTTATGGCAGCACTTCTTACAAGCGATAAGGACAATACCGATAAAGTCGTCAGATATATCGATGAAGTCAAAAGAATGGGAATCGAACTCTCGCCTCCGGATATCTGTGATTCGCAACTAGAGTTTTCTGCTATAAATAAAGACGGACAGGAGATAATCCTTTTTGGACTTGGAGCTATTAAAGGTGTTGGTGGAGCTGCGATAGAATCAATGCTAAAAGAAAGAAAAGAAAATGGCGATTATAAGTCTTTAGAAGATTTTGTAAATAGAATTGAACCTTCAAAAGTAAATAAACGTGTGATTGAATCGGCTATAAAGGCAGGAGCGTTTGACAGGTACGGGTATTCCCGAAAGGCATTGCTTGACCAGATTGAGCTTATAGTTGAGACTGCAAAAAGTGCAAGTGAAGCCAAAAAAAATGCGGCTGGGAGCTTGTTTGGAGATGATGCAGAAATCACTACCGTAAAACTTGAACTTAGCAACTCTGAAGAGTATGGTTTAAAATCAATCTTGGAATTTGAAAAAAATACCTTAGGATTTTATGTATCTGGGCATCCTTTGGACGACTTTAGAGAAAAAATAGAACAACTAAACTATACACTCTCATCAGAGATAGCAGATGCCAAAGACGGTTCATATGTTATATTTATAGGTAAAGTTGAAGATGTAGAGAAAAAAATATCTAAAAAGGGAAATCAGTTCGGTATCGTAGATTTGATGGATTTTCACGGAAATATAGATATTATGCTTTTTGAAGATAAACTCAACGAACTTGAAGAGATGGATCTGGATGAACCTATAGCTTTTAAAGCAAAAATTACCCATACGGATATGTTTACCCGCATAGGTGTTACAAAAATCATGACTCTAAAAGAAGCAACCAAAGAGACAAAAAAAGTTAAAAAAGAGGTGCGTGAGATTCCGCAAGAGCCTTTAAATTTAGCCGTTAAGATAAGTGATGATTCAAAAATTCTGGATGAACTTTATACCTTAGTCAGACAAAATCCCGGAAGTAGGGAGTTAAAATTGACTATCGTATCGAAATTACAAAATATCGTTATAGAATCCGGCATAAGGGTAAACAACAATATTATAAAAGCTATAGACGGAAATGAACTTATTGATATTTTGTAA
- a CDS encoding sensor histidine kinase, with protein MKSIVHNSSLVDMLKQDKSIKSSTDSVRLEELSISYECLASIGNSFELESMMSEFIITFARKTNSISALYYKHDNDDKPLIHIGKKISFNIQKSMLNLEKAFTSIQENKQILVLSLKTGYLVFIYENSPIKKISSMLENFKVKLNLSISACEGVHNLEKLNEELEDRVEESVRLIRENEKMLLAQSKQAIMGEMIEMIAHQWRQPITSIGMIVNNLFLDIAIDEIDMDEMVKDLEKISYQVKHLSGTIDDFRDFFKESKEKNSMTIKEVMAATMIIIEKQLSSHNIEIRCINNTDDISINTYKNELIQVVLNILANSKDAYNDKELDEKIIEVESKQVGEDVVLYIRDNAGGIPENIIGRIFEPYFSTKNEKNGTGLGLYMSMIIVKEHIGGKIEVKNTDNGAEFKITIPIK; from the coding sequence ATGAAAAGTATAGTGCATAACTCTTCTTTAGTCGATATGTTAAAGCAAGATAAGAGTATAAAAAGTTCGACTGACAGTGTACGTTTGGAAGAATTAAGCATATCGTATGAATGTTTGGCATCTATCGGTAATTCTTTTGAATTAGAGAGTATGATGAGCGAATTTATAATAACATTCGCAAGGAAAACAAACTCTATATCTGCCCTATATTACAAACATGATAATGACGATAAACCTTTAATACATATTGGCAAAAAAATCTCATTTAATATTCAAAAAAGTATGTTGAATCTTGAAAAAGCATTTACAAGTATTCAAGAAAATAAACAAATTTTAGTTTTATCCCTAAAAACAGGATACTTGGTTTTTATATATGAAAACTCCCCTATAAAAAAAATATCATCGATGCTAGAAAATTTTAAAGTTAAACTAAATTTATCTATAAGTGCATGTGAGGGTGTTCATAATTTAGAAAAGCTAAATGAGGAACTTGAAGACAGGGTTGAAGAATCCGTAAGGCTTATAAGAGAAAACGAGAAGATGCTACTTGCTCAATCCAAACAGGCAATTATGGGTGAGATGATAGAGATGATAGCACATCAATGGAGACAACCTATTACATCTATAGGTATGATAGTAAATAACTTATTTTTAGATATTGCAATAGATGAAATCGATATGGATGAAATGGTAAAAGATTTAGAAAAAATCAGTTATCAAGTTAAGCATCTATCGGGAACTATAGATGATTTTAGAGATTTTTTTAAAGAGAGTAAAGAAAAAAACAGTATGACTATAAAAGAGGTTATGGCAGCTACGATGATTATCATAGAAAAACAACTCTCAAGCCATAATATAGAAATAAGGTGTATAAATAATACGGATGATATCTCTATAAATACATATAAAAATGAACTGATTCAGGTCGTACTAAATATATTGGCTAATTCTAAAGATGCTTATAATGATAAGGAACTAGATGAAAAAATAATTGAAGTTGAATCAAAACAGGTCGGTGAAGACGTTGTTTTATATATACGTGATAATGCCGGTGGGATACCTGAAAATATTATAGGTAGAATATTTGAACCTTATTTTTCAACAAAAAATGAAAAAAACGGTACCGGTCTCGGTTTATATATGTCTATGATTATTGTCAAGGAACATATAGGCGGTAAGATAGAGGTAAAAAATACCGATAACGGTGCTGAATTTAAAATTACGATTCCGATAAAGTGA
- a CDS encoding helix-turn-helix domain-containing protein, giving the protein MSIYKNLCVADEEEVREFIQLVASNIKRIRQEKGVTQLELALMIGQKSSAFYANAENSAKNRRFNLEHIYKISKALDVEVSDFFKK; this is encoded by the coding sequence ATGAGTATATATAAAAATTTATGTGTAGCTGATGAAGAAGAAGTTAGGGAATTTATTCAACTTGTAGCTAGTAATATAAAAAGAATCAGGCAAGAAAAGGGTGTAACTCAATTAGAACTGGCTTTAATGATAGGGCAAAAATCTTCTGCATTTTATGCCAATGCCGAAAATTCTGCAAAAAACAGAAGATTTAATTTAGAACATATATATAAAATTTCTAAGGCTTTGGATGTTGAAGTAAGTGATTTTTTTAAAAAATAG